CAAGCTGGCGTGTGTGGCCTTGGATAACACCTTCAAATCAGCGATGCACTTTGCGATGCTCTCCTTCTCCTGTTGTGCAGTAAGGCTCTGGATAACATTCTTCTCCACCCAGTTCACCATGTGTTCTTGTTCCCGGCGGAATATCACATGTTGCAGGTTGACCTGATAGTCTAAGCGCTTCTTCACCTCTTCGTAGACGTGAAGGAGCCTCTCCCGGTAATTGGTCTCCAGTAGCATGACAACATTACTCCTCTTGGCATCAAACAGGTAATTGCGCCCCTCAACACGCCACTGTTCTTTGTTCTCATCAGCAATAGCCTGCTTAAGGGAATTGATTGCAGTATCTTTCACCTCTTGAGCTTTAGCAACTTTCTCCTCGTTCAGTTTGTCTGC
The nucleotide sequence above comes from Ailuropoda melanoleuca isolate Jingjing unplaced genomic scaffold, ASM200744v2 unplaced-scaffold45608, whole genome shotgun sequence. Encoded proteins:
- the LOC117799240 gene encoding ATP synthase F(0) complex subunit B1, mitochondrial-like, whose protein sequence is VPPLPEKPGKVRHGLIPEELFQFLYPKTGVTGPYMLGTGLLLYMLSKEIYVVNHETIAGASTLIVLIYAIRKFGPQVGAFADKLNEEKVAKAQEVKDTAINSLKQAIADENKEQWRVEGRNYLFDAKRSNVVMLLETNYRERLLHVYEEVKKRLDYQVNLQHVIFRREQEHMVNWVEKNVIQSLTAQQEKESIAKCIADLKVLSKATHAS